The Syntrophorhabdales bacterium genome has a segment encoding these proteins:
- a CDS encoding MoaD/ThiS family protein, whose product MEIEVRLFATFRDYLPKGSVASFKKSLREGMAVDRIADEIHLPSDTPKIFIVNGNVVTGDYMVGDGDILSIFPPVAGG is encoded by the coding sequence ATGGAAATTGAGGTGCGATTGTTCGCGACCTTTCGGGATTACCTGCCAAAGGGCTCCGTGGCTTCGTTCAAGAAAAGCCTGCGGGAAGGCATGGCGGTGGACAGGATCGCGGACGAGATACATTTGCCGTCTGACACGCCGAAGATATTTATAGTGAACGGTAATGTGGTGACCGGAGACTACATGGTCGGGGACGGAGATATCCTCAGCATATTCCCGCCGGTCGCCGGAGGATAA
- a CDS encoding PAS domain S-box protein, whose product MSKRGSAGDLLITTLRDVCKATAQLEKLDNERFMTQQALERARALYDQLMEETPSALLLLDQEGHILASNHQSEALLGFRQEELVSMNVQQLYHEDASHEFRPAFQQVLKEGSGTIQGLSSVGKGGQGVLVDSLFIVVTYEEKTFVQVTLKPATERYKLQLAEKRYLQGLELLSRTATGLLEASHDDHVYRLLGNYIGKLVGDAYVIINSFDKKLNLFFVKDIAGPIRNAEIILGLLLRHLVGASFPLTEEEFKRYVMSCTPVAVPGGLRGLFEDRLPKDVYRAMEEFFLFGSTYIAGLTSEREVFGMVTILMPRGAKLDHPALVATLMQQASAVLRYRGGEAEPIPEQPLPSLESLHHVAPEELPYSLEPYAGEKENNTKQESQIEAAGAPSLEGNGRKNRELRHLLADSKILVVDDEEIVRDVTGGMLSYMGCEVGYARNGLEALARYKSALDTGVPFDAVILDLSLSGSPNAAETIRNFKQIHAGVRIVASAVSSNDPALKQFEQSDFHTLVVRPYKSTELAEALRKALDNRVRLA is encoded by the coding sequence ATGAGCAAAAGAGGAAGCGCAGGAGATTTACTGATTACAACACTTCGAGATGTCTGCAAGGCCACCGCCCAATTGGAAAAACTGGACAACGAGCGGTTCATGACGCAGCAGGCACTCGAGAGGGCAAGAGCACTATACGATCAGCTGATGGAGGAAACTCCCTCCGCCCTTCTCCTTCTTGACCAAGAAGGGCATATTCTTGCTTCAAATCACCAATCAGAAGCGTTGCTGGGCTTTCGGCAGGAAGAACTGGTTTCCATGAACGTGCAGCAGCTTTACCACGAGGACGCATCGCACGAGTTCAGACCCGCATTCCAGCAAGTGCTGAAGGAAGGTTCCGGAACCATACAGGGCCTTTCTTCTGTCGGAAAGGGCGGCCAGGGTGTCCTGGTGGATAGCCTTTTCATCGTGGTCACGTACGAGGAGAAGACATTCGTACAGGTTACCCTTAAACCCGCGACCGAGCGCTACAAGCTTCAGCTGGCCGAAAAAAGGTACCTACAGGGATTGGAGCTGCTTTCCCGCACGGCCACGGGACTGCTCGAGGCTTCACACGACGACCACGTGTACAGGTTGTTGGGAAACTACATCGGTAAACTCGTGGGTGACGCCTACGTAATAATCAACTCATTTGATAAGAAATTGAATCTCTTTTTCGTCAAAGACATTGCGGGTCCCATTCGTAACGCGGAAATTATCCTCGGGCTGCTCCTGAGACACCTTGTGGGTGCTTCATTCCCCCTCACCGAGGAGGAGTTCAAACGTTATGTCATGAGTTGCACCCCCGTAGCCGTGCCCGGAGGGTTGCGCGGACTATTCGAGGACAGACTGCCAAAAGACGTCTACAGAGCCATGGAAGAATTCTTCCTTTTCGGCAGTACCTACATAGCAGGGCTGACGTCCGAAAGGGAAGTTTTCGGTATGGTTACAATCCTGATGCCCAGGGGAGCCAAGCTCGACCACCCTGCTCTTGTCGCAACGCTGATGCAGCAGGCATCCGCTGTCTTGAGGTACCGGGGAGGAGAAGCAGAGCCGATCCCCGAGCAGCCGTTACCCTCTCTCGAAAGTCTTCACCACGTCGCTCCGGAAGAGCTGCCGTACTCGCTTGAGCCATACGCCGGGGAGAAGGAAAACAATACGAAACAGGAATCACAAATCGAAGCGGCTGGCGCCCCAAGCTTGGAAGGTAATGGAAGAAAAAACAGGGAGCTCCGTCATCTACTGGCAGACAGCAAAATTCTGGTGGTGGACGATGAAGAGATAGTCCGGGATGTAACAGGAGGGATGCTGAGCTACATGGGCTGCGAAGTCGGCTACGCCCGAAATGGACTCGAGGCTCTTGCACGTTACAAGAGCGCCCTTGACACTGGGGTGCCGTTTGATGCGGTGATCCTTGATCTCTCGCTCTCCGGCAGCCCCAACGCGGCCGAAACCATCCGGAACTTTAAACAGATTCATGCCGGGGTAAGAATAGTTGCATCCGCCGTCAGCTCCAATGATCCCGCCCTGAAACAATTCGAGCAGTCAGACTTTCACACGCTTGTCGTGCGACCTTACAAGAGCACAGAGCTTGCCGAAGCATTACGAAAGGCGCTCGACAATCGCGTGCGACTTGCATAA
- a CDS encoding TRAP transporter substrate-binding protein has product MKKFMWLLLLAFVFVAGTYSFSVAAEVIKLKAANYLPPTHKMSVLTDTFCQEIKKRTNGRVEVTYYPGGTLLDPVKMFNGVTTGITDIGVSHIDYTRGRFPVTEVFDLPLGFPSGWVASQTSEDFYNKFKPAEWDSVKVLYINTSGPLILQTIAKPVKTLEEIKGLKVRATGQMADVIKALGAVPVPLQMPDVYEALRRGVIDGVTVDLSTLKYWKFADVVKYVTADWRLGTGYTFYCVMNKNKWNSLPADLKKIFDEVSHQTFEAQAALWNEMDLEGKEVFTGGGGQILPLSDAEVVKWVKAVEPVIAAYKKDMVSKGHKEADVDSWLSYIKERTEYYRKQEKQKKIAAPFE; this is encoded by the coding sequence ATGAAAAAATTTATGTGGTTGCTGCTTCTGGCATTTGTCTTTGTGGCTGGAACTTATTCCTTTTCCGTTGCGGCTGAAGTGATCAAATTGAAGGCTGCCAATTATTTGCCGCCAACCCACAAGATGTCGGTCCTGACCGACACATTCTGCCAGGAGATAAAGAAGCGCACGAACGGACGGGTGGAGGTTACGTATTATCCGGGCGGCACGCTCCTCGACCCTGTGAAGATGTTCAACGGTGTAACCACCGGCATTACGGACATAGGCGTCTCCCATATCGACTATACGAGGGGGCGCTTTCCTGTGACAGAGGTGTTCGATCTGCCTCTGGGTTTTCCAAGCGGTTGGGTGGCAAGCCAGACGAGTGAAGACTTCTACAACAAGTTCAAACCGGCCGAATGGGACAGTGTTAAGGTCCTCTACATCAACACTTCAGGTCCATTGATCCTGCAGACCATTGCCAAACCGGTCAAGACGCTGGAAGAGATCAAGGGCCTCAAGGTGAGGGCCACAGGACAAATGGCAGATGTGATAAAGGCACTGGGCGCGGTTCCTGTTCCTCTTCAAATGCCTGACGTTTACGAGGCCCTGAGGAGAGGAGTCATCGATGGCGTCACGGTTGATCTTTCAACCCTCAAATACTGGAAGTTTGCGGATGTGGTGAAGTACGTCACCGCAGACTGGCGCCTTGGTACAGGGTACACTTTCTATTGCGTCATGAACAAGAACAAATGGAACAGCCTGCCTGCGGACCTCAAGAAGATTTTTGACGAGGTGTCGCACCAGACCTTTGAGGCACAGGCAGCTCTCTGGAACGAGATGGACCTGGAGGGCAAGGAAGTTTTCACCGGTGGTGGTGGACAGATACTGCCTCTCTCTGATGCGGAAGTCGTGAAATGGGTAAAGGCGGTCGAGCCGGTAATCGCTGCTTACAAGAAGGACATGGTGTCGAAAGGGCATAAGGAAGCTGACGTTGACAGCTGGTTGAGTTACATCAAGGAACGGACCGAGTATTACAGAAAGCAGGAGAAGCAGAAGAAGATAGCCGCACCTTTTGAGTAA
- a CDS encoding DUF3343 domain-containing protein, with product MPEIRITYFFLFQSIHEVLKAEGQLKNKGAIFEIVPVPRSLSSDCGVCIAVQELSDSITSLLPLLDPEKCFSFDGNTYCSIDAHALTSSESPVG from the coding sequence TTGCCGGAAATTAGAATTACCTATTTTTTTCTTTTTCAGAGCATCCATGAAGTGCTCAAAGCAGAGGGCCAACTGAAGAACAAGGGTGCGATCTTTGAAATCGTCCCGGTGCCGCGCAGTCTCAGTTCTGACTGCGGTGTCTGTATCGCGGTGCAGGAGCTTTCCGACAGCATCACCTCTCTTCTCCCCTTGCTCGACCCCGAGAAGTGCTTCTCGTTCGATGGAAATACGTACTGCAGTATCGATGCACACGCGCTCACATCTTCCGAATCTCCTGTCGGATAA
- a CDS encoding aminotransferase class V-fold PLP-dependent enzyme → MIYLDNAATSYPKPPETLQSLVHFVNDIGGNPGRSGHPLSIEAARIIFQAREKLAALINGKDAERLVFTSNGTESLNLAILGLVAPHDHVITTSLEHNSVMRPLDFLQKKQHVAVSVVNCSLDGQLDLQLLKNSLHKNTRAVIINHGSNIIGSVQPISEIRKVIGKRVLIVDACQTVGNMAIDVDAQGIDIICFSCHKSLLGVQGVGALYMRKGIELQPIKYGGTGSRSEFTSQPEFMPDKYECGTPNTPGIAALLGGLTFIEKIGFNTFMEKKKRVRRYLVEQLSALERAILYGDPGKEESLPIVSMNLDGVSPSDIGSACSRAGICVRVGLHCAPVAHRTIGTFPQGTVRVSPGYFTRADDIDQFMEVIRHIAGN, encoded by the coding sequence ATGATTTATCTGGACAACGCAGCAACGTCATATCCGAAGCCACCTGAAACTCTCCAGTCTCTCGTCCATTTTGTGAACGATATCGGGGGAAACCCGGGCAGGAGCGGTCACCCGCTCTCCATAGAGGCAGCGCGAATCATTTTTCAAGCGCGGGAAAAACTTGCAGCGTTGATCAATGGAAAAGACGCGGAGAGACTCGTCTTCACCAGCAACGGAACAGAATCTCTCAACCTGGCGATACTTGGCCTCGTTGCTCCGCACGACCACGTCATCACCACATCGCTCGAGCATAACTCCGTCATGAGACCTCTCGATTTCTTACAGAAAAAGCAGCACGTGGCAGTCTCTGTTGTGAACTGTTCCCTGGATGGCCAGTTAGACCTTCAGCTACTCAAGAACTCGCTCCATAAAAACACCAGGGCTGTTATCATCAATCACGGATCGAATATTATCGGCTCGGTTCAACCCATCAGCGAGATCCGAAAGGTGATAGGCAAACGTGTCCTCATCGTCGATGCCTGCCAGACTGTAGGGAATATGGCTATTGACGTCGATGCCCAGGGAATAGACATCATCTGTTTCTCGTGCCACAAGTCCTTGTTAGGAGTTCAGGGAGTGGGCGCCCTGTACATGCGCAAGGGGATCGAACTACAGCCGATCAAATACGGCGGCACGGGAAGCAGATCCGAATTTACAAGCCAGCCCGAATTCATGCCCGACAAATACGAGTGTGGAACACCAAACACGCCGGGCATCGCTGCACTTCTCGGCGGCCTGACATTCATTGAAAAAATAGGGTTCAATACCTTTATGGAAAAAAAGAAAAGAGTACGCCGCTATCTCGTAGAACAACTCTCCGCGCTGGAGCGCGCCATTCTCTACGGTGATCCTGGTAAGGAGGAGAGTCTCCCCATCGTCTCTATGAATCTGGACGGGGTGAGCCCTTCAGATATCGGCTCTGCGTGCAGCCGCGCGGGCATATGCGTAAGAGTGGGCCTGCACTGCGCGCCTGTTGCCCACCGGACCATCGGCACTTTTCCTCAAGGCACGGTGCGCGTTTCGCCTGGATATTTCACCCGCGCAGACGACATTGATCAATTTATGGAGGTAATCAGACACATTGCCGGAAATTAG
- the yedF gene encoding sulfurtransferase-like selenium metabolism protein YedF: MEYIDLKGMSCPQPVLETKRLLQSGKVEEFKILLDNGPPRENVTRYLESEGYCVSIEQQRDDGVLLRATRVGGGQGLSVQTERKVLVLVDGATVGRGDEVLGAVLMKSFLHTLKEIEPRPWKLVFLNAGVKLATEGSDVLGVLGDLEHLGVEVLSCGTCLDFFRLKEKLVAGKVTNMYEIVSSLVAATNVIRP; the protein is encoded by the coding sequence ATGGAATATATAGACCTAAAGGGCATGAGCTGCCCCCAGCCCGTGCTGGAAACGAAGAGATTGCTTCAATCGGGGAAAGTGGAAGAGTTTAAGATACTCCTGGACAATGGGCCACCAAGAGAAAACGTCACGCGCTACCTGGAATCGGAGGGATACTGCGTAAGCATCGAACAGCAGCGGGACGATGGAGTCCTGCTCCGCGCAACGAGGGTGGGGGGTGGTCAGGGTCTTTCCGTCCAGACAGAAAGAAAGGTCCTGGTGCTCGTTGATGGGGCAACTGTGGGAAGGGGCGACGAGGTGCTGGGCGCTGTGCTTATGAAATCCTTTCTTCACACGCTCAAGGAGATCGAGCCCCGCCCCTGGAAACTTGTGTTCCTCAATGCAGGGGTCAAGCTCGCTACAGAAGGATCTGACGTGCTGGGTGTGCTGGGCGACCTTGAGCACCTCGGCGTCGAGGTCCTGTCGTGCGGCACCTGCCTCGATTTTTTCAGATTGAAGGAGAAGCTTGTTGCAGGCAAGGTCACGAACATGTATGAAATAGTCTCCTCGCTGGTCGCCGCTACGAACGTAATAAGACCTTGA
- a CDS encoding zinc-ribbon domain-containing protein, which translates to MIVTCPSCGRKFNLPDGSIKSPYQKLKCSKCSHTFMLTKEEPEPEQAPPAAKEETQEVQPPRQKPAEIPTRAPFKVPQAEDRSIDTPRRRKGLIALVIVLFVVAAMGAGFYYCWMNYAEFFGIPMGASDKWLSIRNLEGQEIVTKEGTVFLVSGVVFNGSTKGRKFLILRAKLFDKEGKVLAEKDVVSGLSFSKEKIGAMQKLEIEKKLNDFKLSSEENFQAASKKQIPFAVIFFDNTIEKAKEFTVEIVESPIL; encoded by the coding sequence ATGATCGTCACCTGTCCTTCCTGCGGGCGCAAATTCAACCTTCCCGATGGTTCAATAAAGTCGCCTTATCAGAAACTGAAGTGCTCCAAGTGTTCCCACACCTTTATGCTGACAAAAGAAGAACCCGAGCCTGAGCAGGCACCTCCTGCCGCAAAGGAAGAGACTCAAGAGGTTCAGCCTCCGAGACAAAAACCAGCGGAGATTCCTACCAGGGCTCCTTTTAAGGTCCCCCAGGCAGAGGACAGGTCTATCGATACGCCGCGCAGGCGTAAGGGCCTCATTGCCCTTGTCATTGTGCTCTTCGTGGTGGCGGCAATGGGCGCCGGTTTTTACTACTGCTGGATGAACTATGCGGAGTTTTTTGGCATCCCCATGGGAGCAAGCGACAAGTGGCTCTCAATCAGGAACCTTGAAGGTCAGGAGATCGTCACGAAGGAAGGGACTGTTTTTCTTGTCTCGGGTGTCGTGTTCAACGGGTCAACCAAAGGCCGCAAATTTTTGATACTCAGGGCAAAGCTCTTTGACAAAGAGGGCAAGGTCCTCGCGGAAAAAGACGTTGTTTCCGGCCTTTCCTTTAGTAAGGAAAAGATCGGAGCCATGCAGAAACTGGAAATCGAGAAAAAGCTCAACGATTTTAAGCTGTCCAGCGAAGAGAACTTTCAAGCAGCAAGCAAGAAGCAGATCCCTTTTGCAGTTATCTTCTTCGACAACACCATTGAAAAGGCAAAAGAGTTTACGGTGGAGATCGTCGAGTCGCCAATTCTATAA
- a CDS encoding electron transfer flavoprotein subunit alpha/FixB family protein produces MADEYKDVWVYIEHKDGVTTPMSYELLGAGKTLADALGSKVCAFVIGENTDEIAKTAGHYGASTVYAIDGASFKTFRPAAFAKAAATLVNKFKPDILLCRSTTQGQDLSSALAGQLEVGLGSDAINLQIDDASKAVKLTRAAFGGNFLATYMNTKSKPQMATVRPKVFPMPQLDTSKNAEVVKESFSIAEDDIRTKVLQFAQSETSVNLVEADIIVSGGRGVGGSEGFSVVKALADALGGAMGASRAAVDSGWIPYEHQVGQTGKTVKPKIYIACGISGAIQHLAGMRTSDCIVAINKDAEAPIFKIASFGVVGDYKQVVPKLIEIFKQKAGK; encoded by the coding sequence ATGGCTGACGAATACAAAGATGTATGGGTATATATAGAGCATAAAGATGGCGTGACAACCCCGATGTCTTATGAGCTTCTGGGAGCGGGGAAAACGCTTGCAGACGCACTGGGATCAAAGGTATGTGCCTTTGTCATCGGCGAGAACACCGACGAGATAGCAAAAACTGCGGGCCACTATGGCGCGTCTACCGTTTATGCCATAGACGGTGCTTCCTTCAAGACCTTCAGACCGGCTGCCTTCGCAAAAGCTGCAGCAACATTGGTCAACAAATTCAAGCCTGACATTCTGCTGTGCCGTTCAACCACGCAGGGGCAGGATCTCTCCTCAGCACTGGCCGGTCAACTCGAAGTGGGCCTGGGGTCTGATGCGATCAACCTGCAAATCGACGATGCCAGCAAGGCGGTGAAACTGACAAGGGCAGCATTCGGCGGGAACTTCCTGGCCACGTACATGAACACCAAATCAAAACCGCAGATGGCAACAGTGAGACCAAAAGTCTTTCCGATGCCTCAGTTGGACACTTCAAAGAATGCTGAAGTGGTCAAAGAGTCCTTTTCCATAGCTGAAGATGATATTCGTACCAAGGTACTGCAGTTCGCGCAGTCCGAGACTTCTGTTAACCTCGTGGAGGCTGACATCATCGTCTCCGGTGGACGCGGTGTAGGAGGTAGCGAAGGCTTCAGCGTGGTCAAGGCACTGGCAGACGCTCTCGGCGGCGCAATGGGAGCATCGCGTGCTGCAGTTGACTCAGGCTGGATCCCATACGAACATCAAGTAGGGCAAACGGGCAAGACCGTCAAACCGAAGATCTATATTGCGTGCGGTATCTCCGGTGCCATTCAGCATCTGGCCGGCATGAGGACCTCAGACTGCATCGTTGCTATCAACAAGGACGCAGAAGCGCCAATTTTTAAGATCGCCTCGTTTGGTGTTGTGGGAGACTACAAACAGGTTGTGCCCAAGCTGATTGAAATATTCAAACAGAAAGCGGGTAAGTAA
- a CDS encoding electron transfer flavoprotein subunit beta/FixA family protein — MKIVVCIKQVPDTEAEVKWDLPKGTLKREGMDSITNPFDEFALEEALLTKEKYDAEIVALTMGPDKAVDVLRNALALGVDQVCHVNDAAIAGSDTLATSYILGKAIEKIGGVDLVLCGKQATDGNTGSVSGELATRLGFSQLTFVGKIEEVDAANKKIKVQRGIEGGIETVEGQLPAVVSVLKGINEPRLPNLMGIRKAAKVQIPAWDCDAIGAAKDKVGAEGSHGKVVELTTPPPRSAGEMLKGEIDEMASTLVDKLLDLKVIK; from the coding sequence GTGAAGATAGTAGTGTGCATAAAACAGGTTCCTGATACGGAAGCCGAGGTGAAGTGGGACCTCCCGAAGGGCACGCTCAAGAGAGAGGGAATGGATTCAATCACCAACCCCTTTGACGAGTTTGCACTGGAGGAAGCACTCCTCACGAAAGAGAAGTACGATGCCGAGATAGTGGCGCTTACCATGGGCCCGGACAAGGCCGTTGATGTGCTGCGAAATGCCCTGGCACTGGGCGTGGATCAGGTTTGTCATGTCAATGATGCTGCGATAGCAGGTTCAGACACGCTTGCAACATCATACATACTTGGGAAGGCCATTGAGAAGATCGGTGGGGTAGACCTCGTGCTCTGCGGCAAACAGGCGACTGATGGAAACACCGGCTCCGTGAGCGGCGAACTCGCCACAAGGCTCGGCTTCAGCCAGTTGACATTTGTCGGAAAGATTGAAGAGGTCGATGCTGCCAACAAGAAGATAAAGGTTCAGCGCGGCATCGAAGGCGGCATTGAAACAGTGGAAGGCCAGCTTCCGGCAGTGGTATCGGTACTGAAAGGCATCAATGAGCCCAGGCTTCCCAACCTGATGGGAATCAGAAAGGCAGCCAAGGTGCAGATCCCCGCATGGGATTGCGATGCTATCGGCGCGGCAAAGGACAAGGTCGGTGCAGAAGGTTCCCACGGCAAAGTGGTTGAACTGACAACGCCCCCTCCCAGATCGGCAGGAGAAATGCTCAAGGGAGAGATAGACGAAATGGCTAGTACCCTTGTCGACAAACTCTTGGACCTGAAAGTAATTAAATAA
- a CDS encoding enoyl-CoA hydratase-related protein, producing MPYENIILELEGPIAAIKFNRLKALNALNSATLDELKDAATTVAQAKEIRVVIVTGAGDKAFVAGADIQEMKDMTPVQATAFSHKGHAALGALENMRKPVIAAVNGYALGGGFEVALACDIIYASEKARLGFPEVTLGIFPGFGGTQRTARLIGAAKAKELVLTGKVITAREGFEMGLLNKVTAPDDLMPAVRELAAKMLAAGPIGIGLAKYLVNKSLSLNIESGLELEANTFGLSFGTQDQKEGMTAFLEKRTPTFQGE from the coding sequence ATGCCTTACGAGAACATCATTCTCGAACTGGAAGGACCTATAGCGGCCATAAAATTTAACAGGCTAAAGGCCTTGAATGCTCTCAACTCTGCGACGCTGGACGAGCTTAAGGATGCGGCCACGACAGTCGCGCAGGCAAAAGAGATCAGGGTGGTGATCGTTACGGGCGCTGGAGACAAGGCGTTCGTCGCCGGCGCAGATATCCAGGAAATGAAGGATATGACGCCCGTCCAGGCCACCGCCTTCTCGCACAAAGGCCATGCTGCACTGGGCGCGCTCGAAAATATGAGAAAACCGGTGATAGCGGCGGTGAACGGTTACGCCTTGGGTGGGGGCTTTGAAGTCGCTCTCGCCTGTGATATCATCTATGCTTCCGAAAAGGCGCGACTGGGTTTTCCGGAAGTGACTCTGGGAATCTTTCCGGGATTCGGCGGAACCCAGAGAACTGCGCGCCTGATCGGCGCTGCAAAGGCTAAAGAACTGGTGCTTACCGGAAAAGTCATCACCGCGCGGGAAGGCTTTGAAATGGGCCTTTTGAACAAAGTAACAGCTCCGGATGACCTTATGCCCGCAGTGCGAGAGCTTGCGGCAAAAATGCTCGCTGCAGGCCCCATAGGGATAGGTCTTGCCAAGTACCTCGTAAATAAGAGCCTGTCTCTTAATATCGAGTCCGGGCTGGAGCTGGAAGCGAATACCTTCGGGTTGAGTTTCGGGACGCAGGACCAGAAGGAAGGCATGACGGCCTTTCTCGAAAAAAGAACACCGACCTTTCAAGGTGAATAA
- a CDS encoding acetyl-CoA C-acetyltransferase — MKDVVIVSAARTAVGTFGQSLKDVPVVKLGGLVIKEALKRAGLRPLRTKDKEFAPAIFGGKLDTELEAKYYDFDSSLKEVAIDEVIMGNVLQAGLGQNSARQASIFGGVPKETSAFTVNKVCASGLRAIVSAAQAIKAGDAEIIVAGGMENMSLAPFSLPAARWGARMFNTELVDLMVLDGVWEIFYGYHMGLTAENIAVKFGISREEQDKFGAESHRRARQAIKDGILKEEIVPVVIPQKKGDPVVFEIDERPMDTSAEKMAKLGTAFKKDGTVTAGNASGINDAAAAVVVMSRDKAKELGLKPMARIVSYAAGGVDPAYMGLGPVPAVKKALKNGNLTLDKIDMIELNEAFASQAISNIRELNMDVAKTNMHGGGISIGHPIGCTGARLVTTLCYQMRRLGLKYGLATMCIGGGQGMAMIIEREA, encoded by the coding sequence ATGAAAGATGTGGTGATAGTTTCAGCGGCTAGGACAGCGGTAGGCACCTTTGGGCAGAGTCTCAAAGATGTCCCTGTAGTGAAGCTCGGCGGTCTTGTGATCAAAGAGGCTCTGAAGAGAGCGGGCCTGAGACCCCTGCGAACAAAAGATAAGGAGTTCGCACCGGCAATCTTTGGCGGCAAGCTGGACACGGAATTGGAAGCAAAGTATTACGACTTTGACAGTTCGCTCAAGGAAGTGGCGATTGACGAAGTAATCATGGGCAATGTTCTGCAGGCGGGATTGGGTCAGAACTCAGCGCGGCAGGCCTCCATTTTTGGCGGCGTGCCTAAAGAGACCAGCGCGTTCACCGTAAACAAAGTCTGCGCCTCCGGATTGCGCGCGATTGTGTCCGCGGCTCAGGCGATCAAGGCCGGGGATGCGGAGATCATCGTGGCCGGCGGCATGGAGAACATGAGTCTCGCGCCATTTTCTCTGCCAGCAGCACGATGGGGAGCGCGCATGTTTAACACTGAGCTTGTAGACCTGATGGTGTTAGACGGTGTATGGGAAATCTTTTACGGGTACCATATGGGTCTGACAGCTGAGAATATCGCCGTTAAGTTCGGCATCTCCCGCGAAGAGCAGGACAAGTTCGGCGCTGAGAGCCATAGAAGAGCGCGACAGGCCATCAAAGATGGCATTCTCAAGGAAGAGATTGTCCCGGTCGTGATTCCTCAGAAAAAGGGCGATCCCGTCGTGTTCGAAATCGACGAGAGGCCGATGGACACGTCGGCTGAGAAGATGGCAAAACTGGGCACCGCTTTCAAGAAAGACGGAACCGTTACTGCTGGCAACGCATCAGGTATCAATGATGCCGCAGCAGCAGTCGTGGTCATGTCCCGGGACAAAGCCAAAGAGTTGGGCCTCAAGCCAATGGCCAGAATCGTCTCCTACGCTGCAGGCGGCGTGGATCCTGCTTACATGGGTCTTGGACCGGTCCCCGCGGTCAAGAAGGCACTGAAAAACGGCAACCTTACTCTTGATAAGATAGACATGATTGAGTTGAACGAAGCCTTCGCTTCACAGGCCATTTCCAACATCAGAGAATTGAATATGGACGTGGCAAAGACAAACATGCATGGCGGCGGCATCTCGATTGGCCATCCTATCGGCTGTACCGGTGCCCGTCTCGTGACAACGCTCTGCTATCAGATGCGGCGGCTTGGCTTGAAATATGGCCTTGCAACCATGTGCATCGGCGGCGGACAGGGCATGGCCATGATTATAGAAAGGGAGGCATAA
- a CDS encoding arsenate reductase ArsC — protein sequence MTGKSPSKKQKVLFYCRCNSVCSQMAEAFLSRFFPEGYEAHSAGIMAAEIHPAVRLVMAEIGIDISKQRSKNVEEFIGTKFDLVALVCGSPPDHCPFLNRVRGLLHCDGCQGCCRFFPFFPVGARILHTHFREPVLGPACDETTESFRKLRDEIREWVMDTFG from the coding sequence ATGACCGGGAAATCGCCCTCTAAGAAACAGAAGGTCCTCTTCTACTGCCGCTGCAATTCTGTCTGTTCGCAGATGGCCGAGGCATTCCTCAGCCGGTTTTTCCCCGAGGGATACGAGGCCCACAGTGCGGGCATAATGGCCGCAGAGATTCATCCCGCAGTGAGACTGGTCATGGCGGAAATCGGCATTGACATTTCAAAACAGCGCTCAAAGAACGTTGAAGAGTTTATCGGGACAAAGTTTGACCTTGTGGCTCTGGTGTGCGGAAGCCCTCCGGATCACTGTCCTTTTTTGAACAGGGTACGAGGTCTTCTCCATTGTGATGGTTGCCAGGGGTGCTGCCGGTTTTTCCCCTTTTTCCCCGTAGGGGCCAGAATACTTCACACCCATTTCCGGGAGCCGGTCCTGGGACCGGCCTGCGACGAGACCACTGAATCCTTCCGCAAATTAAGGGACGAAATCAGAGAATGGGTCATGGATACGTTCGGCTGA